The following proteins are encoded in a genomic region of Rattus rattus isolate New Zealand chromosome 2, Rrattus_CSIRO_v1, whole genome shotgun sequence:
- the Palb2 gene encoding partner and localizer of BRCA2 isoform X3, with protein MMLLSYAHWAPYAISGPIGTISIPSDLTFPLLRIVNVFLPVEGKASIFEKGIHQDTCSPSEPINKGFPCDALQSDHLDEETGENISQILDGDPQSFNCESGQEVLHTPRAGDIQGQFLHSTSSPDGKKGQSAFPGTTKKLRKRSSVLQEKDDFFDTSSLVLPGRHQNRQETVSSKGPRAPETEKTHPLSLKSQTPDPPALVTEIDGGGRLIVLAGKSERGIDTPVRGNNVSRETTVPSCTASDSNHGGHLELTPPNSSCKITTQGPASSINLVAQDKKTTIFTDNPAVYKPVSAGSQLPGSPNSCSVNDLTHSNLPANTTQNSRSLKSDNIVDGRNENLEEDEILGLSENLSPAAVSPPSTESQIHSCTMLEGLLFPAEYYVRTTRHMSDCQRKIALEAVIQSHLGVKKKERKKKNKATKNLVLSSEETDQSESGMLDTSIGHSSSESLSQKLISPVEVSSPLGPANNRSKKATARPPGRGHRRKQTSACTSTVGHHQLLFPPCAALAVNRTRGKFTKHKCQNRDVIIHDFELPDEDFGPLKLEKLKSYSEKLIESPDSKNCGESLPTEGKHAVLEELQIDSETEGLEVELTVLPGEACHPGPTLRWQPVSKGLSSSIVLFTPTDTAAPNNSGRSTACLCSPAFPVLGRTPAFGSQATGENLSAEAGQPCSTSRPSHLGETNSLVNKNKQCDSSACSPKLDTSLQVSGRQGQAACDSDSGPQATPLPIESFTFREDQLCGSACLELHERSTEQTEIADLPACDSLNPGNLQLVSELKNPSSSCSVDVSAMWWERAGTKEPCIITACEDVVSLWKPLDSMQWEKVHTWHFTEVPVLQIVPVPDVYSLICVALGSLEIREIRALLCSSGDECEKQVLLQSGDIKAMLGLTKRRLVSSTGTFCNQQIQIMTFAEDGSSKDEQLLMPPDETILTFAEVHGMQEALLGTTTVNSIVIWNLKTGQLLKKMHIDDSYQTCVCHRAYSEMGLLFIVLSHPCAKESQAFGSPVFQLLAINPMTAQSVGVLLCSLPQGQAGRFLEGDVKDHVAAAVLTSGTIAIWDLLLGHCTALLPPVSDQSWSLVKWSGTDSHLLAGQKDGNIFIYRYF; from the exons ATGATGCTACTGAGCTATGCACATTGGGCACCATATGCAATCTCAGGCCCTATAGGCACTATATCCATTCCCTCTGATCTCACCTTTCCTCTGCTCAGAATTGTTAATGTTTTTCTTCCAGTTGAAGGAAAAGCTAGCATTTTTGAGAAAGGAATACACCAAGACACTTGCTCGCCTTCAG AACCTATAAATAAAGGCTTTCCTTGTGACGCGTTACAAAGCGACCATCTTGATGAGGAGACTGGAGAAAACATCTCTCAGATACTTGATGGTGATCCTCAGTCCTTTAACTGTGAAAGTGGCCAAGAAGTCTTACATACACCAAGAGCAGGTGACATCCAAGGACAATTTTTACATAGCACCAGCAGCCCTGATGGTAAGAAAGGGCAGAGTGCATTTCCAGGGACAACAAAGAAGCTGCGGAAGAGATCATCTGTTTTACAGGAAAAGGACGATTTCTTTGACACTAGTTCTCTTGTGCTCCCTGGTAGGCACCAAAATAGACAGGAAACAGTCAGCAGCAAGGGTCCTAGGGCCCCAGAAACTGAAAAGACTCACCCTTTAAGTCTGAAGTCTCAAACTCCTGACCCTCCAGCCCTTGTCACAGAAATCGACGGAGGGGGTAGATTAATTGTACTAGCTGGCAAATCAGAAAGAGGTATTGATACACCTGTGAGAGGAAACAATGTCTCTAGGGAGACTACAGTTCCTTCATGTACTGCTTCAGACAGCAATCATGGTGGACACCTTGAACTTACACCTCCTAACAGTAGCTGTAAAATTACTACTCAGGGCCCAGCTTCATCCATAAACCTGGTGGCACAAGACAAAAAAACGACTATTTTTACAGATAACCCAGCAGTATATAAACCTGTGAGTGCTGGCAGTCAGCTGCCAGGAAGTCCTAATTCGTGTTCTGTAAATGACCTCACTCACAGTAACTTGCCAGCAAATACTACCCAAAACTCTAGATCTTTAAAATCTGATAACATTGTTGATGGGAGAAATGAAAATCTTGAGGAAGATGAAATTCTTGGTCTATCTGAGAACCTCAGCCCAGCAgcagtctctcctccctccacagaAAGTCAAATACATTCTTGTACGATGCTTGAAGGCCTTCTGTTTCCTGCAGAGTACTATGTTAGAACAACCCGTCATATGTCAGATTGTCAGAGGAAAATAGCTCTGGAAGCTGTAATTCAAAGTCATTTGGGTGTCAAGAAGAAAGAgcgtaaaaagaaaaacaaagcaactaAAAATCTAGTCCTCTCCAGTGAAGAAACTGACCAAAGTGAAAGTGGTATGTTGGACACCAGCATAGGACACTCAAGTTCAGAAAGCCTCTCTCAGAAACTAATCTCACCAGTCGAGGTCAGCTCTCCTCTGGGACCTGCCAACAACAGATCTAAGAAAGCCACTGCACGGCCACCAGGTAGAggacacagaaggaaacaaacatcAGCCTGCACCTCCACAGTGGGTCACCATCAGCTGCTTTTCCCTCCTTGTGCCGCCCTGGCTGTTAACAGGACCAGGGGCAAATTCACAAAGCATAAGTGTCAGAACAGAGACGTGATTATTCATG ACTTTGAATTACCCGATGAAGACTTTGGGCCTCTTAAACTTGAGAAATTGAAGTCCTACTCAGAAAAACTGATTGAGTCTCCTGACTCAAAAAACTGTGGTGAGAGTCTTCCTACAGAAGGAAAGCATGCTGTTCTGGAGGAACTGCAGATAGATTCGGAAACAGAGGGCTTGGAAGTGGAGCTCACTGTTCTACCAGGAGAAGCATGCCATCCAGGGCCAACCCTGAGATGGCAGCCAGTGAGCAAGGGCCTTTCTTCATCCATAGTGCTTTTCACTCCCACAGACACCGCTGCACCTAACAACAGTGGCAGGTCTACTGCTTGCCTGTGCTCACCTGCTTTCCCCGTCTTAGGCAGGACTCCAGCTTTTGGCTCCCAAGCAACCGGTGAGAATCTATCTGCTGAAGCTGGACAGCCTTGCTCTACATCCCGACCTTCTCACTTGGGAGAAACAAACAGTCTTGTTAATAAGAATAAACAGTGCGACAGTTCAGCCTGCTCACCAAAACTGGATACCAGCCTGCAAGTGTCAGGTAGGCAAGGACAAGCTGCCTGTGACAGTGACTCTGGCCCCCAAGCAACACCTCTACCCATTGAGTCATTCACTTTCAGAGAAGATCAGCTTTGTGGAAGTGCATGCCTCGAGTTACATGAACGTTCCACCGAACAG ACTGAAATTGCAGATCTCCCTGCTTGTGACAGTTTAAACCCAGGCAACCTACAGTTGGTTTCAGAGTTAAAG AATCCTTCCAGTTCCTGCTCTGTGGATGTGAGCGCCATGTGGTGGGAAAGAGCTGGTACTAAGGAGCCATGTATCATAACTGCTTGTGAAGATGTAGTTTCTCTTTGGAAACCGTTGGATTCTATGCAGTGGGAGAAAGTTCATACCTGGCACTTCACAGAG gtTCCAGTATTACAAATAGTTCCAGTGCCTGATGTTTACAGTCTTATATGTGTAGCTTTGGGAAGTTTGGAAATCAGAGAAATCAG GGCGTTGCTGTGCTCCTCTGGTGATGAATGTGAAAAGCAAGTCCTCCTGCAATCTGGAGACATAAAAGCTATGCTTGGCCTGACAAAGAGGAGACTGGTTAGTAGCACTGGGACCTTTTGCAATCAACAAATACAAATCATGACATTTGCTGAAGATGGAAG CAGCAAAGATGAACAGCTTTTGATGCCTCCTGATGAGACTATACTGACTTTCGCTGAGGTCCACGGGATGCAGGAAGCCCTGCTTGGTACTACCACTGTGAACAGCATTGTGATCTG GAATTTAAAAACTGGCCAACTCCTGAAAAAGATGCACATTGATGACTCTTACCAAACTTGTGTCTGTCACAGAGCCTATTCGGAGATG GGGCTCCTGTTTATTGTCCTGAGTCATCCTTGTGCCAAAGAGAGCCAGGCCTTTGGCAGCCCTGTGTTTCAGCTGCTGGCAATTAACCCTATGACAGCTCAGAGTGTGGGTGTTCTGCTGTGCTCCCTTCCTCAGGGGCAGGCTGGAAG GTTCCTGGAAGGGGATGTGAAAGATCATGTCGCAGCAGCAGTCCTGACTTCTGGGACAATTGCCATTTGGGATTTGCTTCTGGGTCACTGCACGGCTCTCCTCCCACCTGTCTCTGACCAGAGTTGGTCTTTGGTTAAATGGTCAGGTACAGATTCTCACCTGTTAGCCGGACAAAAGGATGGAAATATATTCATATACCGCTACTTTTAA